The Rana temporaria chromosome 13, aRanTem1.1, whole genome shotgun sequence genome has a window encoding:
- the LOC120920158 gene encoding cathepsin S-like: protein MVSPVTILACLLIIIMSAHGGPDPTLDKHWKLWVLQNQKGYMNAIEDLERRMIWEDTLKFVTIHNLEYSLGLHTYEVGMNHLADMTSEEVVATMTGIRAPAITDLNSTGEFVKQNVKVPNSIDWRSKDCVTGVKNQGGCGSCWSFSATGALECQMKLKTGRLQSLSEQELVDCSGSYGNQGCNGGWMRWAFKYVIDHGLALESSYPYQGKEGTCHSAPRYATCQSYKMLPSGNELALQQAVGTVGPVSVAIDASQRSFQVYNRGVYYDPNCNPQKPDHAVLAAGYGTENGVDYWLVKNSWSTAWGDGGYIKMARNRYNHCGIAGYGVYPIV, encoded by the exons ATGGTCTCCCCTGTAACCATTCTTGCATGCTTGCTCATCATTATAATGTCTGCCCATGGCGGTCCTGATCCCACTCTGGATAAGCACTGGAAGCTATGGGTTCTGCAAAACCAGAAAGGCTACATGAATGCG ATAGAAGATTTGGAAAGACGGATGATCTGGGAAGATACTCTGAAATTTGTCACCATCCACAATCTGGAGTACAGCCTGGGGCTTCACACTTATGAGGTCGGAATGAACCATCTGGCAGACATG ACATCGGAGGAAGTGGTGGCCACAATGACTGGCATTAGGGCTCCTGCCATCACAGATCTGAATTCCACAGGTGAATTTGTTAAACAGAATGTTAAAGTTCCAAATTCAATTGACTGGAGAAGTAAAGACTGTGTCACAGGAGTGAAGAACCAG GGAGGCTGTGGCTCTTGCTGGTCTTTCAGTGCAACAGGCGCTCTGGAATGCCAGATGAAGCTGAAGACAGGAAGGTTGCAGTCACTGAGCGAACAGGAGCTTGTGGATTGCAGCGGAAGCTATGGAAACCAAGGATGTAATGGAGGATGGATGAGATGGGCCTTTAAATACGTAATTGATCATGGACTTGCACTAGAATCATCATACCCATATCAAGGAAAG GAAGGCACCTGCCACTCTGCTCCTAGATATGCTACATGCCAGTCTTATAAGATGTTGCCATCTGGGAATGAACTGGCACTTCAACAAGCGGTGGGAACCGTGGGACCTGTGTCTGTGGCAATAGATGCTTCTCAAAGATCCTTCCAAGTGTACAACAGAG GTGTGTACTATGACCCCAACTGCAATCCACAGAAACCTGACCATGCAGTACTGGCAGCCGGATATGGTACAGAAAATGGAGTGGACTACTGGCTGGTTAAAAACAG ctggagcacagcctggggcGATGGAGGGTACATCAAAATGGCCAGAAATCGCTACAACCATTGCGGAATCGCCGGATACGGTGTCTATCCGATTGTGTGA